GGAGGTTCGTCTCATCCTGGATTTTGGGCGCTTTGTGCAAATCTCATCTTTCATCTGTCAATTTAGCACCGCAGTGTGCTTGTATCATATGCTCTGTTTGTTTGACACTCCCATCTGTTCGCTGGAACCTGGAAGTACACTGAATGGGGGCTGTTCGGCATTTTTGTATACCTGTTAATATCTGGATTACTTCGGTAGGAACTTACGCGGAATTCTTGAACCATGTTCTGGAGCTGCTACAACTGTAGCCAGTAGCCAgcaaaaaatacaaaatgcaACTTACTTTCTGGCGATGCACACCGTCAAGTCGCTTTGTCGACAACATTGGAATCAAACAATAATGGAAATGGTGCCCACGACAGACAGCAAAACCGACCCTTTCGGTGTTGGAATCTTGTGACATGTTTCCTGATGAAAGGTCCAAAGCGAACAGGTGTGTCGCCAGGCTGTTGAACCAAAGCATGATCACGGCTAGTTGTTGGCTATCTGACTACATCCAGCTCCTCGCGCCACGATCCACCGCTGTCCCCCTTTTAATTTCAACAAGCCTATCTCATGAATGAAACCAAAAGGTGGATGGAACGTTGCTGTATTATGGTATGGAAGTGGTATGGTATGACCAATTGGGTTGTGTGGCGGTTCCCCCGTTTAACTATTCATTTCCTTTTAGCATTGCTTAACCTGTCCAAAGGCATCTTGTTTCAAAGGAATCTTAGTCCTTAGTAAGAGAAATTTAAAGAGGAAGCTTGATTCGTAGGATTAGAAATCTCAAGTTTATTTTCGTATTGACCATGTCGCGCGTAATTTGAGAGAAAAAGTTGCATTGGTTGTAGTAGCTATTTGGATACAATCCTAGCGGCGAGGAGTTCCTTTGTGTTCTCTGTAGTTTGATCGAGCAGCTTTCGGTACTTACCAATCATTATGATTTCTATTTCCGTAGCATTGAGGAGTGAAGTCTTTGTAATCCTGCATTTATGTTTAGGTTTGTGCATTTTTGTAATCTTGTGAATCAAATAAGCTGTTGATCACTTGATATTTTTCTTATATGTCATTTTTTCGAtctaaaagaaaagagagtCAATTGCATCTGTTCACAGTTGTGCAGTGCACCAAGCTTAAGCTTGTTGGCATGAGAACCAAATATTCTCTCTGTTTTTATAAATTGTACTGTATTCTAATTGACCAAGACCCGTATAAGAAAGACACatctttgaccaacaattaccTTTGCATTCTCTGTTTCCTACCGTATCAATGCATTAGTATTTAGTTAGTACGTCTCGAAAGTAACAGTATGTAACGGTTCAGGACTAGACTGCCCATGGAATAACAGTACTGTACAAACACTAGTCGCCTGACCGTTGTTTTTGAGCGACTAGAGTCAAATTAGGTGCTGCAAAGCAGTAATTTACCGTGGAGGAAAATCGGTGTCAAAAGACTACTCCACCTGTCAAAAACTCAAAAGTGAGACTTCCGCCGCGTCATAAACCACTACAACAGCAATCAATCAGGCCACATCCTTCCCGAATCCCCTCCCCTTGGCTGTCTCTCTCATGGCGGGCAAGCTGACCCAAGCGCAGGCGGACGAGTGCAGGGAGGTCTTCGATCTGttcgacggcgacgaggacgaccgcatcgccgcgggcgagctggtCACGGCGCTCCGCTCCCTGGGGCAGAACGTCGACGAGGCCGAGGCGCGGCAGTTCCTGGAGGACGCGggcgccggctccggcggcagcggcagcatcGACTTCGCGACGTTCCTGGCTGTGGCGGCGCGCAAGGCGGGCGCGGGGGTGTCGGAGAAGGGCCTCGCGACGTGGCTGGACGCGTTCGACGACGCGCAGAGCGGCGCGATCCCCGCGGAGCAGCTGCGGCAGGTGATGGTGACCCACGGCGACCGGctgacggaggaggaggccgacgagATGCTCCGCAAGGCCGACCCCCGCGGCGAGGGCCGCGTCCTGTGCAAGGAGTTCGTCAAGGTGCTCATGAACAAGTAGTGATTGTTGATTTATCTGCGGTGTGGCTTGATGAGCAAAGCAGTGGAGTCTTTTTGGTTGGTGATCCTTTTTGGGAATGATCTTGAGACCGATGAGTGTTTGGTGAGGAAATAGTTCCATGTTTCTGAAATTTGTGATGAATACTGGGTGCGAATGCTTCGTACTACTACGATGCAAACCTGCGATATATCCCTAAAATGTATTTGGACGGAACTAGTGGGTGCATGTGCATTTTAGGGGTGCCCGAGATGCAcacctcaaaaaggaaagttCCGGATGAGC
The Brachypodium distachyon strain Bd21 chromosome 2, Brachypodium_distachyon_v3.0, whole genome shotgun sequence genome window above contains:
- the LOC100837869 gene encoding probable calcium-binding protein CML9, with amino-acid sequence MAGKLTQAQADECREVFDLFDGDEDDRIAAGELVTALRSLGQNVDEAEARQFLEDAGAGSGGSGSIDFATFLAVAARKAGAGVSEKGLATWLDAFDDAQSGAIPAEQLRQVMVTHGDRLTEEEADEMLRKADPRGEGRVLCKEFVKVLMNK